One Lepus europaeus isolate LE1 chromosome 4, mLepTim1.pri, whole genome shotgun sequence genomic window, GCCTCCTTCACTCAGGAACATagatgtatctttttttattgtCACAGCTGTAGGAGGAGGtactactggcatctagtggggACAGGCTAGAGATGACGCTAAACATCCTGTAACACATAGTAGTGTCTCTGTGACACAGAATTATCCAGCCCCAACGTCAACAGTGCCAAAGTTCAGTAACTGTGCCTAGACCAACCAAGCTAGTGAAAGAAACACTAAGTTAAACTGAGCTCTGCTGTTCCAAAACAAGGAAGATCCAAGGAGACTGAAATTATAGAAACTGTTTTGTCCAGACTCCTCTGGACACAGATACTGTATCAGAGGGAACTACAGTGCACAGTGGAGGAacctagtaaaaaaaaaaggggggggggggtgtcaatgAAAGGGAAGAGGGGTCAGTGAAGGGAGGAGTATAAAAGCTCTATCTGGAAATCCTCAGTGAGATAAAGGAAAACATACAAAGGGAAGATTTTGGAAATGTTCCCACCAAATGTGAAACAGGCCCACTCAATGCTATTTATTATACATGTTGAATAGCCCTGCGACCCAAGGGCTCCCACAATGAGGTTttgagtttttgttgttttttgttgttgttttcttttttgcatcaaaCAGGTTCTTCCAAGAGCCTGCTCACAAGgaagacaaaaacagagaaatccTCAGTAAAAGGAAACAAACAGTAGTTGAAACAGTCTACATCCGAAGAACAATGTTAAAAAACTCACCAGACACAAGCCACACCAAACACTCATCCCATTTAATTTCCTGTTACATGCTCTGAGGAGGCGAGAACATCAGGCCCCAAGGCAACAATGCTCTGAGATTCTAGCGCAGGCCCCCTCTATGTGACAGATTCATGCACACACATCCGCACACACCACTGACCCAGGCAGAagtacacatgcatgcacaggTGGCTGAAGAACctcagggcaggatgggagaaggAAGGGCTTGTCAAGGATATCCCATCAACTGGAAAGTGGGGAGCCTGAGATCCCTTCTGCTGCAGGCTGAACATTaagtcaaaattaaaacaaaggcaGAACACAGGATAAAGGTAGGATGCTCAGACAAGAAGGTGAATGGATGAAGATGCAGAGGCTTTTGGGAAAGCAGCCTCCGAGGGaaggtgggttttgttttgttttattgggaACTCAGATGGGCAGAGGTCCTGTGACTCCAGCGATAAACTGAGGCTCAAGGAATATGCCATAGCATTACCTCTGCATCCTGTGCCCTCTCCCAAGGTAGAGGGAAATCACAAACACCCACCCTCTAGCCCTCCCCACTGACACTCTTCAGGATTTTCCCCAGTACCCAAAAAGAAGTGTTTCCCTTAcccccaacacatacacacacacagttaggTCCAGCATAGGCCAAAATTAGGCCAAGTATAGAAAGCATCAGTAACTTTTCTTCGTGGAACCAAAGCCAGAGAAGCCCATCACAGCTGCCATCTCATCATCCTCTTCAAATGTCAAGTCCTCCTCAGccctccttttcttctccttctgtttctctttcttgtaGGCTTTAGCCTTTTCCTCCTGTGGGGGAAACCACTCAGACTCAGCTCAGACTCCTGAACTGTATATTGTCAAAAGATACGTGTACGTGTCAGGATTTCCTCTATATTTGGGAGAAAGTAGTTAGACAAAAGCATGTAACTAACATTCTAGCATATGCAGTACATGCCAAGAACTGTTCTGAGTACTTTATATATTTCACTTGGATCTCCAATATAGAGAAACTGAGGCCATATATAACTTGACAAGATTCATAGCCATTAAATGGAAGAAACAGAATTCTGATCCTATCAGCCTGGTACCAGGGGTCTCTTGATGACTTGATCAATTTAGTTAATCCACAGAAGAGACTAAGGCTATGCACGCACGGGTATAGGAGAGAACCAGGAAATCTCAGGACAGcgctgggcacagcaggttaagccaccacctgtgatgccagcatcccttatgggcactgattcaagtcctggctgctccactgcgcatccagctcccagttaacgtgcctgggaaaacagcagaagatggcacaagtccttgtgcccctgcatccacagtggagacccagatgaagctcctggctttggcctggcccagccttggctattatggccatttgggaagtgaaccaacatatggaagagcttctctctctctctctctccttttctaactgtgcctttcaaataaacaaatcaatcttaaaaaaaaagaaagattaacctgctgtggcgcaggttaatcctccacctgaggtgccggcatcccatatgggcactggttctagtcccggctgctcctcttccgatccagctctctgctatggcctgggaaagcagtaaaagatgggccaaacgcttgggcccctgcacccatatgggagacccagaagaagctcctggctcctggcttcggatcaatccacctctggctgtggcagccatttggggaatgaaccagcagatggaagacctttctctgtgtctttccctctcactgtctctaactctgtcaaataaataaaatctttaaaaaaaagaaaaaggaaatctccataccttcctctcaattttttttgactctaaactttgttttctttttttatttgtttgacagagttagacagagagagagagaaacagaaaggtcctccttccgttggttcacaccccaaatggccactacggccggagccacgccgatccgaagccaggagccaggtgcttcttcctagtctcccatgcgggtacaggggcccaagcacttgggccatcctccactgccctctcaggccacagcagagagctggactggaagaagagcaaccgggactagaaccggcacccatatgggatgccagtgccgcagacggaggattaaccaagtgagccatggcactggccctaaactttctttaaaaaaaaaaaaaaaaaaagtctttttaaaaaattaaataaaagcacaATTATGCATAAAAGCAAGGCCCAGAGAGTCCAGGAGAAAAGGGTAGGTTTGAGTCATTTCCTTCAGATCATGAGAGACTCAAATAAAGACAATAAATGTTTCCCCTAATATTCAGAACATACAACTCTGGGGCTGGGGATGCAATGAGGATCCTCCCATGAGCCACGATATAAAATTCAAAGCTGGGGCTATACAGGATTGCCTTACTTCTTCTCTGAGCTCCTTCATCCTTTCCTCAAAATCATAATCCTTCTGCTTCTCTTCCATCTTCTTCTTGTTGACCTCAAAACGTTTCTTCACCTGATCCAGTGTAGAACGTTCCACACGCATAGACATGCCCAGGTTTCGCTGATCTGGGTGAGGTTCAAAATAAGAAGGCAAGGTCATTACAACATCCTCAGAGCCTCAAAAATTCTTTTCCTAGCCTTTTAAAAACCTTTTCAAAAAGCACATAGCAAAAATAACCATGGCTGGGGTTGgaattgtggcacaacaggtaaagccacagcctgcaatactggcatctcatatgggcgcagccagttcaagtcctggcagctccacttccaatccaaatctctcctcatgtgcctgggaaaagcagcagaagatggcccaagtccttgaaccctttCCACCCACAGGGGTGACctagaaggggctcctggctcctggcttcagcctagcccaggccctgactgttgcagtcatttaggcactgaaccagcagatggaagatctctatttctccctctcccccatctctgtgcatgtcaaataaaataaaaataagtattgaaaaaaaattaataataatgggTGAAAAACACATAAAAAGCTCTTGGCCCCACGTGTCCTAGAAGCGGAAGCTCCAGATAACAAGATGGAAATGGCTTCCAACTTCCCTTATCAAGCAGATGAGCATCAGAggggccagcctggcccaggggaaGTACATAGAATGGGCTTACTGAGAGCCCAGAATCTCACCTGATGGTGATAATGAAGTAAAAGACAACCTGACCTAAAGCAACAGAAGAGTTCCCCAGGCATCAAAAAAAGACCCAGGGAAGAGtatttgatgtagcagttaacacactgtttgggacacccacatcccataccaaaaTGCCCGGGTTTGAGCTGCAACTCTGTTCTCAATCCCAGCTTAATACTGACATACACCCTGAGAGAatgcaaatgatggcttaagtggctGGGTCCCCATTATCCCCcaacttgggagatccagattgaggcctatgctcctggcttcaacctggcgcaTCTTTAGCTGTTGTAGGTGTTTGAGATGACcacatttgggtagtaaaccagcagatgagagatctctctcttcctgcctttcaaataaaaatttaaaacagcactttaaaaaaaaaaaaaaaatttaatgccggcactgtggagtagcgggttaagccatcatctgaagcaccggcatcccatatgggtgctggttcgagtcctggctgctttatttccaatccagctgcctgctaatgcacttggggaagcagtggaagatggcctgagtgcttgggcccctgcacccatatgggagacccagaagaagcttctggctcctggctttggcctggctgagtcccagctggtgttaccatttgggaagtgaaccagtggatggaagctctctttctttgtctccctctgcctctccttctctgtaactctaattttcaaataaataaatcttaaaaaaaaaattcaggggccagtgctgtggtgtagtagtttaATCCTACGCCTATGGCattcgcatcccatatgggcactggttcgtgtcctggctactcctcttctgatctctgctgatggccttaaagcagcagcagatggtccaagtgcttgggcccctgcacccacgtgtaagacccagaagaagctcctggcttgattagcccagcttcagctgtagcagctatttggagagtgaaacagtgaatggaagacccctctctctctgtctctccctctctctgtaacttggcctctcaaacaaaaatataaaaaaataaaacaaaaaagcccaaGATACCCACCTCCAAAACCCAATCCCAGTCACAAACTACCTCCAAGCCTTACGTTTCTTTCCGTTAATGTGATCCAGGAAATTGATGGAATCCTTCACCACACAGTCGCAGACGTTGCAATAATATCTAAAAACAGTAGGAAACAGCACTGGGTCAAATCTGGTTTCAAGGATCTTATCCTTTtcaactaaaaaatacaaattcttaGGTAAACTTCATTTCAGAAGTTTTAAGGTTTCAGGGTAGGCACtgaggcacagctggttaagatactgcttaggaAGGCCACATCCCAAAcagcagtgcctggttcaagtcccagctactccaggtTCCTACAAAAGCACCTGAGAGGAACATGAtagcccaagtacgtgggttcctgcTAGCCAcatagagacccagatggagtacctggctccctgtttaggcctggcctagccccagttatTGCAAGCAGTTGAAAAGTAAATCAGTACATagaatctccctctttctctgtctctctgcctttcaaatactctattttttttttaaagtctaaaattttatttccataaaGCCTTAGTTCTTAGTATCGTGTAGTGGCCATCCTCCAAAACAGCCCCCATAATAAGTCCCCTTCCTGGTGTTTCTACCCTGTGTAGTCTCCTTCCAATTTGTACCTGGGTTGGTTTGTGCGGTAAGCAGATTATGTTCAAACTGATGACTGGTCACTTCTAAGATTAGGTTTTAAAAACCACGGCTTCTATTTCTGTGTGAATCACTTGTTCTTGAAAAGGCAGTTGCTCTGTTGTGAGCAGTCCTACAGAGAGGTTCATAGGGTGAAAGAACTCAGGCCTCCAAACTACAGGTTTGTGAGGGAGCTTGGAATCAGATCCTTCAGCCCTCTTAAGCCCGAGAAGAATGCAAACCTAGCCAACTCCTTGCTTGTAGCTCCATGAAAGACCCTAGAGCAAGAACCACCTAGGTAAGCCACTTCCAGattccacactcacacacactgtgAACTTTTTGTTTTATGCTGCTAAACCTTGGGTTCCCTTATTAATTTATGTATCAATGGACAGAACTGCTGCAGAGAAGAATGATAGCCACTCAAAGAAGTTTCACTCATTGCTACCTATGCTGACCTCCTGCTTGAAGTCCTAACTGCACAGAGAAACAGTGGTGGCAAAAGAATGGCAAGATCTTGTGGGAACCTTCTTCCTATAGGCTACAGTCTGGGTCGGGGAGGAAGGTCACAACCAGGTAATCCGTAGCAACTGCAGCCTTTGTGCCAGTCTGGAACCTCAGCCCTTTTTCTGCACCATTAACAGCTCCAAAGCCCCATCCTAGTTCCACCTATATCTCCCCTAGAAATCTCAACAgactctctcctcctttcttcttctaaCAAAGAATCCCTTTGAAGATGTAAGGAGCAGTTACACTGCCAACATGAACAAGGCCACAGAGTGGCCACTTCTGGAGACACTAATTGTTAACCTAAGACCGTGGAGGACAAAGTAAAGCAAACCAAATAGCGAAATGACAGGCAGCAAGGTTATTATCCTGGGGTTAGGGATCCTCAACATTTCctaaaacaaataatatatagTTTGTTAGACCTACTACTAGCTGTTTGGAAAGATAAAAAACCACTTACCCTCCCATCTCAGACTGTGGGGTGGTCTTGGTAATGACAATTGTCTTCCCAAGCTTAGATTCCAGGTCCACTTTGTAGTCTCTGTGTCGCAGAAGTTCCCGCTTGACTGGCTGCACTGGTTTTCCTGAAACATAATGGAGAAGGAAGTCCCTTCAATATTACAGTTATCAgtcagaaaggaaaataaatgcattaaacCCAAAATTAATGATTCCTGAAAAAAGGCCACAACAGGCACCTCCAGCAGCAGTTAGCAGTAGTGAGGGAGAATCTGAACACAAAAAAAATGATAAGCAATCCCTACTATCTACAGCTTTTCTCGACTTTAAAGCCAGCTAATCTACAAGCtacatgttttctatttattgattAACTGAGGGGAAAAGTTATGAATTCCCACTAAAAGCAGCCTT contains:
- the ZMAT2 gene encoding zinc finger matrin-type protein 2; protein product: MASGSGTKNLDFRRKWDKDEYEKLAEKRLTEEREKKDGKPVQPVKRELLRHRDYKVDLESKLGKTIVITKTTPQSEMGGYYCNVCDCVVKDSINFLDHINGKKHQRNLGMSMRVERSTLDQVKKRFEVNKKKMEEKQKDYDFEERMKELREEEEKAKAYKKEKQKEKKRRAEEDLTFEEDDEMAAVMGFSGFGSTKKSY